One genomic segment of Acanthochromis polyacanthus isolate Apoly-LR-REF ecotype Palm Island chromosome 9, KAUST_Apoly_ChrSc, whole genome shotgun sequence includes these proteins:
- the LOC127535530 gene encoding zinc finger protein OZF-like isoform X2, giving the protein MELKSVTELPQSYVCENEKTVVDHQPHDQERNSMVDHEDPEPLRIKDQQEELCTSLDQSNKEISQIKMEQEESCTSLDQSNPEISQIKIEQEESCTSLDQLNPGLPQIKVEQDELCSSQEEELIGLKQETDTFEVIPADEESDHSEPKPNSDQLLFHISCVAESPDQEGCKDVDSASTRCMEQKPRHQSNSSHSNDVDNAPLSERQCDNDKARKSATCEVCGKAFSYKSKLIKHHRTHTGEKPYSCGTCEKSFGRRTHLTAHMRCHTGEKPYSCETCGKSFRQQTHLTAHMTCHTGEKPYVCNTCGKRFSGSSAHHKHMAVHKMGKPYSCGTCGKSFSQRTSLTDHMRRHTDEKPFSCGTCGKSFSQRSHLTDHVRCHTGEKPYSCGTCGKSFSRRNNLTAHMRLHTGEKPYVCNTCGKRFSDSSAHNKHMAVHKMEKPYSCGTCGKSFRHRRSLTVHLRCHTGEKPYSCGTCGKSFSQRGTLTYHMRRHTGEKPYSCGTCGKSFIQRTNLTDHMRHHTGEKPYSCGTCGKSFIQRTNLTDHMRCHTGEKPYSCGTCGKSFNRSYRLKAHMRIHTAEKS; this is encoded by the coding sequence agctcccacagtcttatgtctgtgaaaatgagaagactgttgttgaccatcagccccatgaccaggagagaaactccatggtggaccatgaggacccagagcctctacggattaaagatcagcaggaggaactctgcaccagtctggaccaatcaaacaaagagatttctcaaattaaaatggaacaggaagaatcgtgcaccagtctggaccaatcaaacccagagatttctcaaattaaaatagAACAGGAAGAAtcgtgcaccagtctggaccaattaaacccagggttaccacaaattaaagtggaacaggatgaactctgctccagtcaggaggaagagttaattggattgaaacaggagactgatacctttgaggtgattcctgctgatgaggaaagtgaccacagtgaaccaaaaccaaacagtgatcagctcctgtttcacatctcttgtgtagctgagagcccagatcaggaaggatGCAAGGATGTAGACTCAGCATCAACTAGATGTATGGAGCagaaaccaagacatcagagtaacagcagtcacagtaatgatgtCGACAATGCTCCATTGTCAGAgagacagtgtgataatgacaaggcaagaaaatctgcaacatgcgaggtctgtggaaaagcttttagttataaatcaaaattaatcaaacatcacagaacccacacaggtgagaagccatattcttgtggaacctgtgaaaaaagctttgGTCGACGGACccatttgactgcccacatgagatgtcacacaggtgagaagccgtattcttgtgaaacctgtgggaAAAGCTTCAGACAACAGACccatttgactgcccacatgacatgtcacacaggtgagaagccgtatgtttgtaacacttgtggaaaaagattttctggtTCATCAGCACATCATAAgcacatggcagttcacaaaatgggaaagccatattcttgtggcaCATGTGgtaaaagcttcagtcaacggacctctttgactgaccacatgagacGTCACACAGATGAGAAGCCGttttcttgtggaacctgtggaaaaagcttcagtcagcgTTCCCATTTGACTGACCAcgtgagatgtcacacaggtgagaagccatattcttgtggaacctgtggaaaaagctttagtcgacggaacaatttgactgcccacatgagacttcacacaggtgagaaaccgtatgtttgtaacacttgtggaaaaagattttctgattcatcagcacataataagcacatggcagttcacaaaatggaaaagccatattcttgtggcacatgtggaaaaagcttcagacACCGGCGCTCTTTGACTGTCCACTtaagatgtcacacaggtgagaagccatattcttgtggaacctgtggaaaaagcttcagtcaacggggCACTTTGACTTACCACATGAGACGTCatacaggtgagaagccatattcttgtggaacctgtggaaaaagcttcattCAACGGACCAATTTGACTGATCACATGAgacatcacacaggtgagaagccatattcttgtggaacctgtggaaaaagcttcattCAACGGACCAATTTGACTGatcacatgagatgtcacacaggtgagaagccatattcttgtggaacctgtggaaaaagcttcaaccGTAGTTATCGATTAAAagcccacatgagaatccacacagctgagaagtcgtga